GAAGAGCGCCAGGGTCAGGTAGAAGCCTAGCGCCGCAGCGCCGTTGAAGACATTGTCGTCACTGATCTCCTGTTTGAGCTGGAGCAGAAACTGTTGTGGGGAAACGCCATGAATCATCGCGGACTCCTCGGATGAGGGCGGACAGCGTGTGGAGCGGTAAGGCCCCGATTGGTATCGGTTAAGAGTGTAATCCCCGGTAACTGCCACTAACTTCTATTGATATAATTATAGCACCCGCTATCCCGGTGTAAACCCTGAGAGCGTGTCACAAAAGTCCCCCTACTGCGGTCGGCTGCAGGTTTCCCGTGCTGCGTTTTCGGGAAAAACAGTCCTCGACGTATCTGCAGATACGCCTCCGGGCTCTTTTCCTTGCGGCGCGCTTACAATATCTTTTTGATCTTGGCAAAGGCTTCTTCGATTATATGCGGCTCCGGGAGGAAGGTGGTGCGGAAGTAGACGCCGTCCTCCTGTCTGCCGAAGCCCGAGCCGGGGACAAAGACGACTCCCTCTTTGAGCGCCGCCTGCACGAACTTGATATCTTTTTTCCACTTCGGCGACTCGATCTTTATGAAGGCGTAGAACGCGCCGTTCGGGATCGGGAACGAGAGCGGCAGCTTTTTGGTCATCTTTACGAAGGTGTCCCGTCTCTCGACAAGCTTTTTCTTCATGTCGTCGAGGTAGTCCGGGTAGGAGCGGTCGGTTATGGCCGCGGCAGCAGCCTTCTGGTACTCCCAGTTCACCGAGAGTCGCTGGTTGCAGAGGAGGAAGAAGGCGTTCTTGACCTCTTCCCAGCGCTCCCCGTGAAACGCGACCCATCCTATGCGCGCGCCGGGATAGCTGAAGTTCTTGGAGAGCGAGCTCCCGTAAATAAACGGCACCTTTCCCTTCGCTATCTTCCTGAAGTCCAGTGGCTTGCCCTCGTAGATGAGCTGGTCGTAGGAGCCGTCGTAGAATATGGGGACATCGTGCTCGGCGCAGAGCGCAACGACCTCTTCGAGATTCTTTTTCGTGTAGACGCAGCCGAGGGGATTGTTCGGGTTGATGATCACCATCGCCTTGGCGCCCTCGATCTTTCTCGAGAGGTGCTCCAGGTCTATCTGACCCTCGGGATCATGCCGGTAGAAGACGCTGTCGCCTTCGAACTGCTTGGCCTTGCTGATGTAGAGAGGATAGGTCGGGTTGGGAAGGAGCACCTTCTCGCCGAAGCCTATGAAGGAATGGAAGAAGAAGTCGATGCCTTCGGTGAGCCCGGCGACAACGAAGACATCGTCGGGATCGCACTTCTCGATCTTCGCCACCGTCTTCCTGAGCTGCTCGTCGCCTGCGGACGGCGCATAGCCCCTGCAGTTTTCGTCGAGGGCGCTCTTTACCCGCGCGGCGATGCCGGTGAAGGGCTCGAAGCCGTACTGGGGGGGATCACCGATGTTGAGATAGATCATCTTTTTCCCCTTCGCCTCTTCGCGCTTCGCTTCCATGACTATATCCCTGATCGGGTAACTCACCACGTTCATTCTTTCTGTCGGCCGATACGGCAGCTGTCGTCTCAAATGGAGCATGTCATCTTCCTCTCAGTCTTAAAAGCTTCACTCCCTGTCCGCACGGGCAGAGACCGGAACCGGCGGAACCGCTGAAAAGCCGGTATTACGCACATCGGAAAGGATAACACTGAAAAAAGGAAATAAACAAGAGAGGGAAGCGGCGCCCAGGGGTAAAGCGGCTGGTGAGTATAACGAATCACCGTATGATGATGGCTCCGCCGGCTTCCGGCTCCTGCGAGGTGCATGTCGCTTGTTGGCGAATCCGTGCTAAGATATAGGAACATGCCTTTCAAAATCAAGTTGTTAGGAGAATGCGCAGGACACGGCAGTGGCCGGTCTCCCTGGCGGCCGGAAGATCGCGGCAGGAGATCGGGCAGCCGTGCGCACTGCCTGCAACAGCCGCAACTCGGCTTCTGAAAGGGAATATTTACTGCCTTATTGCATATATAGTACGATAGAGTGATATGGAAGAAATCGGCATCGTAAAAGAGATCAGCGGCCCCAAGGCGTTCGTTACCGTACAGAAGCAGAGCTCCTGCGAATCCTGCCCCGGCGGATCGGTATGCAAGGCGGTCGGCGGGAGCGAGGCGGCGGTGGAGGCGGTCAACGAGGCCGGCGCGCGGGTCGGTGACAGGGTGCGGGTCACCTTCAAACCGTATACCTACCTGAAGGGGACCGCGCTGATCTACGGGATTCCCTCCCTGATGCTCATCGTCGGCGCGGTCATCGGCAAAGAGTATCTGAGCGGGTTCTTTCCCTCCATCGACCCTGATCTCATGTCGGCCATCGGCGGGTTCGGCCTCTTTGCAATCACTTTTCTGCTCCTCAAGCTCTGGTCCGTGCGCTATGAGGGTAAAAAGGAGTACATGCCGGTAATCGTAGAAATACTAAGTCCGAAGCACTAAGTCCTAAGAGAATCCGGTCGTCCGCTATAGGTTAGGATTTGGTGCTTGGGATTTGGGAAATTAAATTGAAGGGGGTAGTCATATGTCGAGAGTGGATGCAGGGCATATCAGGAATGTGGCAGTCGTCGCTCACAGCGGAGCGGGCAAGACCTCGCTGACCGAGGCGCTCCTGTTCAATGCGAAGGTGATCGACCGCATGGGAAGCGTCGAGGCGGGCACGACGACCACCGATTACGAGCCCGAGGAGATCGCGCGCAAGATCAGCGTCACCTCCGCCGTCGCCTTCTGCGACTGGAAGGGCACGAAGATGAACCTGATCGATACCCCCGGTTTCATCAACTTCATCGAGGACACGAGGGGGAGCCTCAGGGTCGCGGACGGGGCGGTGGTGATCGTCAGCGCCATCTCGGGCGTCAAGGCCGAGACCGAGAAGATATGGAAGTACGCCTGCGAGTTCGAGGTGCCGCGGATGGTCTTCGTCAACAAGATGGACAAGGAGTCGGCGAACTTCAACCAGGCCCTGAGCGACCTCGAGAAGTCGTTCGATTCGGAAGCGGTCCCCCTCTTCATCCCCGTCGGTGAGGGCGCCGGCCTCGAAGGCGTGGTCGACCTGATCACCATGAAGGCCTATCTCACCAGGGACGGCAGGACTGCCGAGGCGGAGGTGCCGTCGTCCGTGCGGCCCGATGCCGATGAGTTCAGGAAGAGGCTCGTCGAGAAGGTGGCCGAGTCGGATGACGCGCTCCTCGAGAAGTATCTCGAAGGAACGGACCTGACCGAAGAGGAGATCAGGAAAGGCGTCCGCGAGGGCTCGCTCACGAGGCGGTTCATCCCGGTCGCCTGCGGCGCGGCTACGATGAATATCGGCGTGCCCCAGCTCCTCGACGCCATGCTGCTCTGCCTGCCCTCTCCGGTCGATATGAGCAGGATCAAGCCGGTCAGGGGCGTTCAGCCCAAGGACGGCAAGGAGGTGGAGCGGAAGCCCGTCGACACCGACCCGCTTACGGCCTATGTCTTCAAGACCGTCGCCGATCCCTTTGCCGGCAAGATGTCGGTCTTCAGGGTCTATGCGGGCGTGCTCAAGGCGGACTCGACGGTCCTGAATGCGACGACCGGCTCGAAGGAGCGGATCGGGCAGGTCTTCTATCTCCAGGGGAAAAAGCATGTCCCTGCGAGCGCCGTCGGCCCTGGCGATATCGCGGCGGTGGTAAAGCTCAAAGAGACGAACGTCGGCGATACGCTCTGCGAAGAGCACCATCCCCTTGTGCTCGAGAAGGTGAAGTTCGCCGAGCCGATAATTTCCTACGCCATAGCGCCCAAGGCCAAAGGCGATGAGGAGAAGGTGAGCACCGGGCTCCACCGTATCCTCGAGGAGGACCCGACGCTCCACTTCAGCAGGGACGAGGAGTCGAAAGAGATGATCCTCTCGGGGATGGGCCAGGTCCATCTCGAAGTCGCGCTCGAGCGGCTGAAGAGAAAGTTCGGGGTCGAGGTCGTGATGAAGACGCCGAAGATCGCTTACCGCGAGACGATCAAGGCCTCGGCGAAGGGGCAGGGGAGGTACAAGAAGCAGTCCGGCGGACGCGGGCAGTACGGCGACTGCTGGATCGAGATAGAGGCGATGCCGCGCGGCGCGGGCTACCAGTTCGTCGACAGGATCGTGGGCGGCGTTATCCCGCAGCAGTACCGGCCTGCCGTCGAGAAGGGCGTCTCGGAAACGATGCACGAGGGTGTCATCGCGGGCTACCCGATGGTCGATGTCAAGGTGACGCTCTACGACGGCTCGTACCACTCCGTCGACTCATCGGAAATGGCATTCAAGATCGCCGGGTCGATGGCGCTCAAGAAGCTGGTGCCCGAGGCGAAGCCGGTCCTGCTCGAACCGGTCATGAGGGCCGAGATCGTCGTGCCCGACGATACCCTCGGCGCGGTCATCGGCGACCTGAACACGCGGCGGGGTAAAGTGCAGGGCGTCGAACCGCAGGCAGGAGGCAACCAGAAGATCATCGCCCTTGTCCCCATGGCGGAGATGCTCACTTATGCGAATCAGCTCCAGAGCATCACGTCGGGCCGGGGGCTCTACTCGATGGAGGCTTCCCACTACGAGGAAGTGCCGGCCCATATCGCCCAGAAGATCATCGCCGAGCGGCAGAAGCAGAAGACGGAAGAGCACGAGTAGCCATGAAGAAGCCCTGGGGCGGCCGGTTTACCGAGCAGACATCGAAGAGCGTCGAAAAGTACACCGAATCGATTTCGTTCGATTGCCGGCTGTGGCGGTACGACATCGAAGGGAGCGTCGCCCACGCACGGATGCTCGCAAAGCAGGGCATCATCACGAAAAAAGATGCCGGCAGGATCGTCAAAGGGCTGAAAGAAATATATAAGGAGATCGAGGAGGGCAGATTCGTATTCAGGGAGGAGCTCGAAGACATCCACATGAATATCGAAGCTGCCCTTGCTGCGCGGATCGGCGAGGCCGGCGGCAAGCTGCATACCGCCCGGTCGCGGAACGACCAGGTGGCCCTCGATATACGGCTGTATCTCAGGGCCTCGGTCAGGGAGATCGTCGCCCTTCTCAAGAGGCTCGAAGGAGTGCTCGCCGAGAGCGCCGAGCGGCACCTCGGCGTCATCATGCCCGGATATACGCATACCCAGAGGGCACAGCC
This is a stretch of genomic DNA from Nitrospirota bacterium. It encodes these proteins:
- a CDS encoding SoxR reducing system RseC family protein, yielding MEEIGIVKEISGPKAFVTVQKQSSCESCPGGSVCKAVGGSEAAVEAVNEAGARVGDRVRVTFKPYTYLKGTALIYGIPSLMLIVGAVIGKEYLSGFFPSIDPDLMSAIGGFGLFAITFLLLKLWSVRYEGKKEYMPVIVEILSPKH
- a CDS encoding aminotransferase class I/II-fold pyridoxal phosphate-dependent enzyme; this translates as MNVVSYPIRDIVMEAKREEAKGKKMIYLNIGDPPQYGFEPFTGIAARVKSALDENCRGYAPSAGDEQLRKTVAKIEKCDPDDVFVVAGLTEGIDFFFHSFIGFGEKVLLPNPTYPLYISKAKQFEGDSVFYRHDPEGQIDLEHLSRKIEGAKAMVIINPNNPLGCVYTKKNLEEVVALCAEHDVPIFYDGSYDQLIYEGKPLDFRKIAKGKVPFIYGSSLSKNFSYPGARIGWVAFHGERWEEVKNAFFLLCNQRLSVNWEYQKAAAAAITDRSYPDYLDDMKKKLVERRDTFVKMTKKLPLSFPIPNGAFYAFIKIESPKWKKDIKFVQAALKEGVVFVPGSGFGRQEDGVYFRTTFLPEPHIIEEAFAKIKKIL
- the fusA gene encoding elongation factor G, with the translated sequence MSRVDAGHIRNVAVVAHSGAGKTSLTEALLFNAKVIDRMGSVEAGTTTTDYEPEEIARKISVTSAVAFCDWKGTKMNLIDTPGFINFIEDTRGSLRVADGAVVIVSAISGVKAETEKIWKYACEFEVPRMVFVNKMDKESANFNQALSDLEKSFDSEAVPLFIPVGEGAGLEGVVDLITMKAYLTRDGRTAEAEVPSSVRPDADEFRKRLVEKVAESDDALLEKYLEGTDLTEEEIRKGVREGSLTRRFIPVACGAATMNIGVPQLLDAMLLCLPSPVDMSRIKPVRGVQPKDGKEVERKPVDTDPLTAYVFKTVADPFAGKMSVFRVYAGVLKADSTVLNATTGSKERIGQVFYLQGKKHVPASAVGPGDIAAVVKLKETNVGDTLCEEHHPLVLEKVKFAEPIISYAIAPKAKGDEEKVSTGLHRILEEDPTLHFSRDEESKEMILSGMGQVHLEVALERLKRKFGVEVVMKTPKIAYRETIKASAKGQGRYKKQSGGRGQYGDCWIEIEAMPRGAGYQFVDRIVGGVIPQQYRPAVEKGVSETMHEGVIAGYPMVDVKVTLYDGSYHSVDSSEMAFKIAGSMALKKLVPEAKPVLLEPVMRAEIVVPDDTLGAVIGDLNTRRGKVQGVEPQAGGNQKIIALVPMAEMLTYANQLQSITSGRGLYSMEASHYEEVPAHIAQKIIAERQKQKTEEHE